A single genomic interval of Mucilaginibacter boryungensis harbors:
- the murG gene encoding undecaprenyldiphospho-muramoylpentapeptide beta-N-acetylglucosaminyltransferase: MKAKRIIISGGGTGGHIFPAIAIANALKRIDPATEILFVGANGRMEMEKVPAAGYKIIGLDIQGIQRKSIWKNLMFPVKLIGSVRKALQIIKDFKPDAAVGVGGYASGPLLYAAGMKGIPYLIQEQNSYAGVTNKWLGKKAQKICVAFDGMNKFFPADKIIKTGNPIRKESVDIANKRLQAIELMKLSADKKIILVTGGSLGAGTLNKSIQAGLEKMIKADVQVIWQTGKYYYKGIIAQLGENYHPNVRILEFLNRMDLAYAAADIIISRAGAGTIAELCEVKKPVILVPSPNVAEDHQTKNALALVQENACAFVADRDAEEKLVDAAIELLKDKEKQKILSSNIGKLAMPNADDVIAKEVTQITISN; this comes from the coding sequence ATGAAAGCAAAAAGGATCATCATTAGCGGCGGTGGTACAGGGGGGCACATCTTCCCGGCTATTGCTATTGCCAATGCGCTGAAGCGGATAGATCCGGCTACCGAAATATTGTTTGTGGGCGCTAACGGTCGTATGGAAATGGAGAAGGTACCCGCAGCTGGTTATAAAATTATTGGTTTGGATATCCAGGGCATCCAGCGCAAATCCATCTGGAAAAACCTGATGTTCCCGGTGAAGCTGATAGGCAGTGTGCGCAAGGCCCTGCAAATAATAAAAGACTTTAAACCCGATGCCGCGGTAGGTGTGGGCGGTTATGCTTCGGGGCCATTGCTGTATGCTGCGGGTATGAAAGGCATTCCGTATTTGATACAGGAGCAAAACTCATACGCCGGTGTAACCAATAAATGGTTGGGTAAAAAGGCGCAAAAAATATGTGTGGCCTTTGATGGTATGAATAAGTTTTTCCCGGCAGATAAAATTATCAAAACCGGCAACCCGATACGTAAGGAATCGGTAGATATCGCCAACAAACGCTTACAGGCTATCGAGTTAATGAAACTATCGGCAGATAAGAAAATCATCCTGGTAACAGGCGGCAGTCTTGGTGCCGGTACGTTGAATAAAAGCATACAGGCCGGTTTGGAAAAAATGATAAAAGCCGATGTGCAGGTAATATGGCAAACAGGGAAATACTATTATAAAGGTATTATAGCGCAGTTGGGCGAGAATTATCACCCAAACGTCCGCATCCTGGAGTTTTTGAACCGGATGGACCTGGCTTATGCCGCTGCCGACATAATTATATCAAGGGCAGGTGCGGGCACTATAGCCGAACTGTGCGAGGTGAAAAAGCCGGTAATACTGGTGCCATCGCCTAATGTGGCCGAAGACCACCAAACAAAAAATGCGCTGGCGCTGGTACAGGAAAATGCCTGTGCTTTTGTAGCCGACCGCGATGCAGAAGAAAAATTAGTAGATGCAGCAATTGAGTTATTAAAAGATAAAGAGAAACAAAAAATATTAAGCAGCAATATTGGCAAGCTGGCTATGCCCAATGCCGATGATGTGATAGCAAAAGAAGTTACCCAAATAACAATCAGCAATTAA
- the murC gene encoding UDP-N-acetylmuramate--L-alanine ligase: MELRNIQRVYLAGIGGIGMSGLARYFRHLGCIVCGYDKTSTDLTVALQNEGICIIYDDRPDFIPMSFSTRDEGTLIIYTPAIPKDSKIMQFFKQKGFELFKRSQVLGLISKGMYTIAVAGTHGKTTTSCMIAHILKDSGRDCSAFLGGIAANYQSNVLYGDNDIMVVEADEYDRSFLTLYPNIAIITSMDADHLDIYGDHSHLTESFRMFASQIKDGGTLIYHKGLSPQHDGITYARDEDAGAMAKNVRIEEGDFHFDFQNATHLIKDIRMGIAGMHNIDNATAAIQAALLLDIDPQAIKKALGSFKGVKRRFEYIVKNEAHIYIDDYAHHPEELRAAISSVKKLYPDKKLTTVFQPHLFTRTRDFVDGFAEVLDMSDELLLLDIYPARELPIEGVDSNMILRRMKLANKRVCGKQEALDIIRDEQPGLLLTVGAGDIDQLVQPLKNILEHV; encoded by the coding sequence ATGGAATTACGCAACATACAACGGGTTTACCTGGCAGGCATAGGCGGTATAGGCATGAGCGGGCTGGCCCGTTACTTCCGTCACCTGGGTTGTATTGTTTGTGGTTATGATAAAACATCAACCGATCTTACCGTTGCACTGCAAAACGAAGGCATTTGCATTATATATGATGACCGGCCGGATTTTATCCCCATGAGTTTCTCTACCCGGGATGAAGGTACGCTGATCATTTATACCCCGGCTATACCTAAGGATTCGAAGATCATGCAGTTTTTTAAGCAAAAGGGCTTCGAACTATTCAAACGCTCGCAGGTGTTGGGGTTGATAAGTAAAGGCATGTATACTATAGCTGTTGCAGGTACACATGGCAAAACCACCACATCGTGCATGATAGCGCATATCCTTAAGGATTCAGGTAGGGATTGCTCGGCATTTTTAGGCGGTATCGCCGCTAATTACCAAAGCAACGTGCTGTATGGCGATAATGATATTATGGTGGTTGAGGCTGATGAATACGACCGTTCGTTCCTGACACTATATCCCAATATCGCCATTATTACATCAATGGACGCCGACCACCTGGATATCTATGGCGATCATTCGCACCTGACGGAATCGTTTCGGATGTTTGCCTCGCAAATAAAGGATGGTGGCACTTTGATCTATCATAAAGGGTTAAGCCCGCAGCATGATGGTATTACTTATGCCCGGGATGAAGACGCCGGCGCAATGGCAAAAAACGTGCGGATTGAAGAGGGTGATTTTCACTTCGATTTCCAAAACGCTACCCATCTGATAAAAGACATCAGGATGGGGATTGCAGGTATGCACAATATAGATAATGCAACCGCTGCTATACAGGCTGCTTTGCTGTTGGATATTGATCCGCAGGCTATAAAAAAGGCGCTGGGCAGCTTTAAAGGAGTAAAACGCAGGTTTGAATATATTGTAAAGAACGAGGCACATATTTATATAGATGATTACGCGCACCATCCTGAAGAATTACGGGCGGCTATATCATCGGTAAAAAAACTGTATCCTGACAAAAAACTGACCACTGTTTTTCAGCCCCACCTGTTTACCCGCACCCGCGATTTTGTGGATGGCTTTGCCGAGGTGCTGGATATGAGCGATGAACTGTTGCTGCTGGATATTTACCCGGCACGTGAACTGCCCATTGAAGGGGTAGACTCGAACATGATATTACGCCGGATGAAACTGGCAAATAAACGCGTTTGCGGTAAGCAGGAAGCGCTGGATATTATACGTGATGAACAACCCGGCTTGCTGCTAACCGTAGGTGCGGGCGATATAGACCAATTAGTGCAACCATTAAAAAATATACTGGAACATGTTTAA
- a CDS encoding cell division protein FtsQ/DivIB: MFKNKRLWRNILFGFIWAVCLSGLVVLMSFIEVKKSTMTCKGVQVIIPGNQYFIDKEEVDNIIGLNSNSLVGRRLENINIHQLEKKLRANPFVEAASVYADMDGVIMVEISQRQPMLRIMNRFEQDFYVDQHGFKLPMSGNFTARVLVANGYIDELFANRVDSLRTPVAKSIFKTADYIRKDSLWSAQIAQIYVDDKHEIELIPRVGNQRILLGNADSLDTKFKNLLAFYKQAVPQVGWVAYKAINIKYTNQVIGIKNDNLKRDTTKITNTIKTDSLTSTRDTLANKIKH, from the coding sequence ATGTTTAAGAATAAACGACTCTGGCGAAATATTTTATTCGGGTTTATTTGGGCGGTTTGCCTGAGTGGACTGGTGGTGCTGATGAGTTTCATCGAGGTGAAGAAATCGACCATGACCTGTAAAGGCGTGCAGGTAATCATCCCCGGCAACCAGTACTTTATTGATAAAGAGGAGGTGGACAATATTATTGGGTTGAACAGTAATTCGCTGGTTGGCCGCAGATTGGAGAATATAAATATTCATCAGTTGGAAAAGAAATTAAGAGCAAACCCCTTTGTTGAAGCCGCCAGTGTTTATGCCGATATGGATGGAGTTATTATGGTGGAAATAAGTCAGCGCCAGCCTATGTTGCGTATCATGAACCGGTTTGAACAAGATTTCTATGTCGATCAGCACGGGTTCAAGTTGCCTATGTCGGGCAATTTTACAGCCAGGGTGCTGGTAGCCAATGGCTATATAGACGAGTTGTTTGCCAACCGTGTAGACAGCTTGCGCACACCAGTGGCCAAATCGATCTTTAAAACGGCCGATTACATCCGCAAAGACAGCTTATGGTCGGCGCAGATAGCACAGATATACGTGGATGATAAGCACGAAATTGAACTGATACCCCGTGTGGGCAACCAGCGCATATTGCTGGGGAATGCTGATTCGCTGGACACTAAATTTAAAAACCTGCTGGCATTTTATAAACAGGCCGTGCCGCAGGTGGGCTGGGTAGCCTATAAGGCCATTAATATTAAATACACCAACCAGGTTATTGGCATTAAAAACGATAACCTGAAGCGGGACACTACCAAAATAACCAATACAATTAAAACAGATTCATTAACATCTACCAGGGATACATTAGCTAATAAAATTAAACATTGA